The genomic region GCCTTGTCATTGaacaaattatttcattgtatataaaacataaaggCGCGCGCATTTACAAaatgtttaataaatatgtataatgcCATCTACAAAAAGCAATTTTAACGTATATTGTTGCAGTTGATTGAagttattttattgaattcgaagcaattttttatttttattttgttttttctttttggtTTCTcgatttttgttttttgtttttcgttttttgtttttttgttttttggttcatctttttctttttctttttgtttttccttttttcttatttggttcatctttttctttttcttatattttgttttttttttttttttttcgcctTTTTCCATAATCTTTTTacgagttttttttttttttttttcccttcattcatttctttacaatttaatttaaagtaaacattttattcttaaaattttgcTTTTCCTAATAATTCGTTTATTTGATAATATTGTGTTTACTATTTTAACATAGTGAAATGTGCTTTATTATCttccatttatttaaaattttttcatttattttgtaaaaactttgtaatttaaatgaaatattgtgaagttaaaaaaaagtgcatATTTAAAATGCGTACCTGACAAAACATAgtagatataaatatatatgcaaacgAGTTAGTAGATAACCGcgcgtatgtatatgtattatacgCTCAAtcatgaatatttttttacttgttATGTAGTAAATATACGATGTaacaaaatgtatatatgtgtgcaaaataatatagttttataatggacttatatatacgtgGAATACATTGAGCACTAATTACTTTTGGGAATGGTTTTATAGCTTTTTCCCAAAAAGCTCATTTTagtaatttttgaaaatttgttattactgttactgtCCTCGATTGCATTTGGTGCTTATTTGTGAAGGCTTAAAAGAGGAAGCAGCATAACCGCATAAGTGCATAACTACCAAACTGCCACACGGTCGAGCACCGCTCTATGAAAGCACGTATATGTTTCCATTTCCCATTTTATAGTTGTTAAACTtatatacgcacatatatatttggaaaagaagaaaagatgAATGAAACGAATAAAGGTGGAAAAGAAGGGAATAATAGGAACAATAAAGGGAGTTCATTATATAacaatagcaataataataacagtgtGAATACTTATTATCATAATAGAAATGATCTAAACAATAGTTTATATACTATTCCGAATTACATGAGCTATAATATACCCAATGGTGCTATAAACAATCTACAGAATTTTAATGTTACTAATAGTGTTCAGAGTAGCTACCAAAATAGTAGTTATATAAGTAGTTACAGAACGAACAACTACTTTTATAGTAAGAATGATAACTACTATCAAAATGTGAATAACTCTTCCAATAGCTTAAATTATAACTGCCTAAATATGTATGGCGGTGGTTACAACTACAGTAGCActagtaatagtaacagtaacagtgGGAAGTGCGAACTGGGGGCTGGAGGGAAGGAAGAGAGCAGCAGTAATAACAACAACATGTTCTactatatgaataataataataataataataataataataataataataataataataataataatagtaatagtaatagtaatagtaatagtaataataatagcaataataataataataataatagtactactaataatagtagtactaagaataatagtagtactactaataatagtagtattAACAGTAATATTCATGAAGATGGGAATAATCATAACTATGTAGAACTGTACATCAATAAggtaaaagaaatatactattttcatgttttttatcattatctTAAACTAGGGTACCCTGAAAAAGAAGCTGCAATGGAatcaaaaaagtatatatttgtaactTTAAATAGATATTTTTTGCTAGTAAAAAATGCTATATTATCATCACCTGAATcgataaaacaaataaataattgtgtATCGTCCAATTTGTTGTATTATCAACAACAAACAAACTTACAACAGTATTTACTACAACAACAAAGTAGTTTTCAAAATATGACTTgtcaaaaattaaatttatatgatcAAATGAATTTAAATATTGGTAACATTAATTTACCCCTGACTGATCATAAGAAGTTGTCAAACTTGTCCATGTTAAACGGCGGTGATATGAGCAGTAACAATGATAGTAGTGTCAATAACAATGGTAATACTACCAATTACAGTAGTAGCAGTACTAATAAGAATTCACTGAATTATGACCATGCTTATTCTTCAAGTAATACGAAGGACAATGAGAATAAAGAGAGCTGTAGTAAGTTGAAcaatttgtataattttaaagcggaaaaaattagtaatatGATTGATTCAATTGAGGAAATGAAgaagttaaataaaaataagaaagagAGGAAAACTTTTTCTGATTTTCCTCCACCTGAACAGTCAGGCGATTTGCAAAACATCTCGTTTGGAAATAGTATCAATAATGacagcaataataatagaagtTTTAATAACAATCATTATAACAGTAGTAAGAACAAAGAGTTCactcaaaataataatgaagaagtaaaaaaaaaaattagttttactataaataaatcaaaaaataaaattttccaaACGTATAACAAACCGTCAAATGATCAGAACCACAAAACTATCAATGAGGCTGTAAGTGAAGTCAGTGATTTGagtgaagaaaataaaaataatgaaaaggaaaaagaaaaaaatatgttttctcCTGGTTATGTACAGGATGAAAACAGTTTAGCCAACACCGAATTTAGAGGTATGTTTACTTTTGAAAGAAGAGACAACAAAAGCAATAAGAGCAGTAGGGATGTGTTAAATAGCACTATAAAGAATGACCATAAAAATGTGAGCATGGACAATGTAGCAGGTAGTGCAGTAAATAGTGCAGCAAATAGTGCAGTAAATAGTGCAGCAAATAGTGCAGTAAATAGTGCAGCAAATAGTGCAGCAAATAGTGCAGTCAGCAGTGCCGTAAACAATGTAGTGAACAATGTTATGAACAATGGTGTGAAAAAAgcaaatgattttttttacatgaaTAACAGTGCGAGTGATAAGAATCATGTACCTTATGATGGCGCCTTCGTTACGAATAGTAGAAgtcttaataataataatagttataataataatagttataaCAATAGTAGTTATAACAATAGTAGTTATAACAATAGTAGTTATAACAATAGTAGTTATAACAATAGTAGTTATaacaatagtagtaataataataatagtaataataataatagtaataataatggtaaAGAAAATAGAGCAGatgttttttcaaatattaatGTGTCCCACAATTTTAGAGGAGAAGAATATATAGGGAACAACAATCACagctataataataaagttaaGAATATGACGAACATGTACAACATGAATAATACCCCAAATGTTATGAATAAAAGTGCAAGgaatttgaataatttttctaatgTTACTACGCCGAATAACGGAACTGCTTTGAGCAAGGGAAATTTCAACCATGGGATAAGCAGATTTAATTTTACGAAGAGTAGCGGTAATAGTAAccacaaaaatataaacaacaataataatgataattataataatgataattataataatgataattataataatgataattatagTAACGATAATTATAGTAAcgataattataacaatgaTAGTTATAACAATGATAGTTATAACAATGatagttataaaaataatagttataaaaataatagttataaaaataataataataattataatagagTCGAAAGTTATGAggataataatgaaaaaaatagccATGTTAGAGTTCATTATGGTGCTTATAATGGCGGAATAAACGACGATAAcattaatagtaataataatggcgTTAGTAATAACCACATGAATAAAAGCAATGGAATTAATTATAGATCTCATTTTAAGGATAAATTTGCGTATGAAAATAAGCCAAGGAATAAAGAAGAGAAGTGGGGGAATGAAGAGGATGTAGAGTTTGATAAGTCAGGAAATGAATACAACTCTGAAGATTATGTAAAAGAAGATGAAGACACAGAAGAAATAATGatttacaataataacaaagaAGCGAATAATAGATATGGagcatttaaaaatagagacaacaaaacaaatagaacatcaaatatagaaaaatttcATAGTAACAATATTGAAATAACAAATAGATgtgataattttaaaacatatataaataatttaaatgacCATTTTAGAGAACAGtgcaaaaataaagaatttttaaagtGTTTAAAGgcatttacaaataaattatttactctgaaaaaaaaaagaataattagaTCCAACTTTTGgatgaataatatttttccaaCAAAGGAGGATGTGCTCTCCATGGACGTGTATTTCTTCTCCCATCAAAAAAGTAACATTTTGTTCGTTACGAGGGCAGTGCACTGTCTGTTTGTTCTATGCCCGTTGCTTCATATCGTTTGCTTCATATCGTTCGCTTCATATCGTTCGCTTCATATCGTTCGCTTCATATCGTTCGCTTCATATCGTTCGCTTCATATCGTTCGCTTCATATCGTTCGCTTCATATCGTTCGCTTCATATCGTTCGCTTCATATCGTTCGCTTCATATCGTTCGCTTCATATCGTTCGCTTTATACCGTTATTCCTCTCGCCCCTTACGTTTTACCTGCTCATCTCTCACGTCGTGCatatttgaaattttattCTGATTCATTCGTTTTTAGGGTTGAAAAGAAAATTGGGTTATGCACTCGACCTGGACAACGATATAATTGGTAGCAGTTTAAATGACAAGAAAATGAAACTAAGTTCACAAGAAATtgaaagaagagaaaaaagaaaggaaagaTGTTACGAtattggaaaaaataaaaggaacgAATTAAACGAAAATGTTTTTTACATTGATGTGAAGGGGGAAAAAGGAAGTGAAGAATACAAAAATCTTGAGATGTTAATGGATAAATACAACTACTCTAATTgttataagaataaaaattttgttggCGAGTGCAagaatattcaaaaattctttttcagACTAACCTCCTTGCCGGAGCGCAAAAATGTAAAACTGTGTTACACGTACATGCATTCACACGTACATACATTCACACGTACATACATTCACACGTACATACATTCACACGTACATACATTCACACGTACattcataaatacatacatacgtatatatatatttatatatttatttttacatgcCTTTACATCTGCTCCTTTAACCTCTAATCTTCCTTTAGGTAAGAAGCTTTTCTGTTTTGAAATGCACGTacgcatatattttatataaatacaatgtAGACAAGAATTATAAGTATGTTAATGAGCAATTCAGGTCATTACGACAAGATTTGAATATAcagaatatttttcatgaCGATGTTATAAACATCTATGAAACGAACATTCGTATTTGTATAGTAAACAATGATCTGTTTCAGTTTCTTCAGTGTATCAACAAATTGTTTGAATTGTACCAGAGGCTCAACATAAAAAAGTCAAAGGTAGTGCTTGAGTGTGCAATATATGTggatgtacatatatatatatatatatatatataggtatatatgtatgtgcgcGTGTTTTGTATGTtcttatgtacgtatgtcTGGGCACATAACAgtacgtacatacgtatgtGATCTCGTGAACATATAAAATGACTGCttctcatttttctttttctttcatacCTATCAGATCGAGTTTCTGTGCTACAagcttatttatttaacgCTGCAAAACATGCATCAAGAATTTTTAATAGAATATTTAACTCTAACCGAAGAAGAGAAAAATCATGCTAATATACAGTtgtgttattatttaaatgaatgtattaaaaataaaatgtatttaattaatattaatatgatATCACCCTTAGATGATGAACAAAATcatgaatacatatattacagaatatatgtaaatgatcatatattaacatatttgcCTATTTTAATGTCAATAAGTGAAAATTCTGATCTAAATGTAAATGTCGATTCGTTAGTTAGCTTTGTAAAAAATCATAGTGTTATTCAGAATTTTGAGAATACAaagaatgaagaaaatatattggaaaaaaatgaaataagtaAAATGCCATATTTgacaaattatttaattgttttattctTGCCCAAGTATAGACTTTTGGCtctcataaatatatgcaagtaagtacttattttatacatgGAGACCAGCTTTTTATTACGaacgtatatattatacgtgTATGCTCATTTGGGAAAACgtcatttttaaaatctatgtatacatatattcatacatacatccacataaacataaacatacatatacatatacatatacacgttTAGACATTCttgagaaaaatgaaaaaaatgtttacaaTAATGCCATATGTAATATGTGCATGGGTGAATGTACGTGGTATTCGTCAAATCATTCAAGAGAGTATGAACTTGCGCCTTGTGCATGATTGCAATAAGGATAAATATGTGTACTATGGGTTATGCATTGTAGCATAATGTAGTGTAGTTTAGTTCAGTGTACATTGACGTAGTATGGCATTGATTAAGATTTCCCCCCATATCGCCCCTTTTTTTCtcacttttattttcattatgtatatttatactttatttaGGACCAGCATAAAGGTACATATATCAACACTGACCAAATTactaaattttgaaaatgatAAACAGTGCTTAGAATTTTTGAACGAGGTAAACACGATTATAAGTAATAACGAAGTTCACAGCAAATCCTCTTTAGTTAATCTTTTGAAATCACCCCtgttgaaaaataaatacattaatcATATAAGATGAGGACGTGTGGAAGGactaccttttttttaagttcaATGCATAAAAAAGTACGCACAAAGAGGTAGAAAAATGGGTATATAGGGGCGTATggatatacatacacatgtgtatatatatacatatatatacatgtgttcgtgtatgtgtgtgtgtgtgctTTTTACCAGTACATGCAaagtatacattttttatgtttttttttttttttttttttttatttatttattgcaCCATTATATcgtaatttatatatcacGCGCTTATATACGAATTTACAAGAAAATCAAAAATGTTGTTTAAACTTAAATTATACTGTTAAGGTTATTTTACATTTGAATGGTGAAGCATATGAACAGGttgaagatatatatatatatatatatatatatatattagtccCAAACACAGATATACTTCGATCAAATGACATAATACGAAATGATTAAAAAGTGTTCCATTGACCCACCGTTGGGTGTGTTTCAGCATGGTGAGTTACTAATATGATtctgttttttgttttttttctctaattCTTTCGCATCCGCATATCTTTTCCCCTTTCTCTTCCCCCTTCTGCTCCCCTTATGATGATGAGATTTATTTCAGAAAATATCTATGTCATAATGAGGcagttttctttttttgacCGTTTGAAGAGGAATTGCGTAAACTGGGCTCATTTGCTtcaaatgtaatattttatctgACTCGTTCAGATTATCTATCAAACTTAAGGCTGCTAACCCAAAAAATGTATGACATATATCTGGAAGACAATCAGGGTTATCGCTAATCCCACCGTTATTTAAATCTTGACAaagaagaatataattttttaaagcatttttattaacccatttatatttttttaaaataattaaagagGAGAATATCCACCATGCATAACAGGTGTCGGTTAATTTTTCAGCTCTTCCATTAAACCCGCCATTATTTGTTTGTCTAAGACTTAACCAGTCAGCTagctttttttcattaactaaatataatttctgAATTAGAAATAATGTAGCTACACAGCAAAAAACACTAGCTGCATGTGGTTCATTTCCACTTGTCCATGAAAAACCATTTTCGCAAATAGCATAATTAGTTAATACATAGGATGATATTTTTTCAGTTGAAACTAggtttaatttatttagtaTGGTTAAGCAGCTAACAGCACTGTAAACAAAACGTGTGTCAACTTCTCCCCATTTGTCACCCTTAAACGAACCGTCTTCATTTAGTAGGGTTAAAATATAGTTACACGCATTTTCTCGTATGCTTTTTTCCTTGGTTGCTTGGCTGTTACAGCTGTTACTACTTCGGTAGCTATTACTGTAGTTGTTCCCCTTAATTTCAGGTTCGAAATAAATATCAGCCTTGCTGGTACTGGCCCCGTTAACAAGCCTGTCGAGGGCGTTAGTTTCATTCACTCGGTAATTAGTACCATTACAAGtgtcattattatttccattatttATGTTGGCTTTCCCACTTTGCATGTAGATATTGAAGTTATCAAATGAATAGTTTAGTAAAAGAAGAGATAATATTGCATGGTGTGTTGACACAATATGCGAGTCGTAATTTACGTTATTACCAAAACCACCATCTATATTTTGACaccttaaaataaaattaataaactcttcttttttatcgaTTTTATgagataatattttacaagaACAAAGGAAATAAAACACTCCACACATTTTAAGggtttcattaaatataaattcttcTGCATTAGATATACTTGTGTACGAGTTTAAATactttatatgtttttcttgTACAAACTCAATGTCACTAAACATTTTTACTAacatatctttttctttttttttttttaatgtcgcatatattattaagtcTTTTAATTGGGTAGAACAAATGAGGGAAGGgggaatgaaaaaaaaaaaaaaaaaaaaaaaaaaaaattttttatctaaaatggttatttaatataaaaatatgtgaagTTACATCATATTCCcgtgaaatatattattattatctttatGATTATTCGTTTTCTGCATTAACATAACAGAATATTgcagaaaaagaagaaataaaataaataggcAAAATGATAAGTTGAAGGAGCTAGATTAATTTTATGGTACATTTATGTCCATAAACtgtatagtaataaaaaggtatatttaacaaaataaaaaaaaatatatcgaaaaaaaaaatggataaatattaagtaaaGAAGCAACAGCGCATTCCAGAGCATTTCCATATTTATACCTAgctatttaaagaaaaaattagcTGCTTTTTGAGGGCTTACTTTTTGAGCGAAAATTGTTATATACACGCAGCACTGCATAATGTGAagagctttttttttttttttttttaaaaaaaaaaattgagttTTCAgcgttacatatatataatatgtgcTGTTACATTTatcttaacatttttaagtataataaCATAGCAGATATTGCAGtgttatacgtatatacatattcgcATATTttgtatgcacgtatgtacgtatgtacatgtttGTAAAGGGATTAACAATTTCACTACCGTTTCTTCCTATTTTATAGAAACAAGAAATAtcgaattaaaaaaaaataatttgagtaaaaataaaatgaaaggatgaaaaaacagaaatgataaagttatttttatcaaaaagaTACAAAGTTTTAACgctcttcctttttttgttaattctgATATTAAATGAAGTTACAAGAACTTTATGTAATAAGAAAGGAAGCGCATTATATGGGGGAAAAACAAGCTCGTTAAGTAGTGGGCAGCTAAAGCCGTTAAACAATTGGCAAAAATCGAGGGTACATTATTATGAAGGTAAACATAAGAGGGAGAAGAAAGATAGGGTGAAGCTATTtatcttatataaaaatccTAAGAATGGAGGAGTACTTATCCCACAAaacagaagaaaaaataaagtaaatatctttcgcttaaaattaaataatttgtgTTCTAGAAAAGATGTCaaattagaaaattatagaaatatagGTATTATTGCACATATAGATGCTGGGAAAACAACAACGACAGAacgaatattatattatacaaatgtAATTAAGAAGATAGGAGAAGTACATGAAGGGTTATCAACAATGGATTATCTTGATATAGAAAGAGAAAAGGGTATAACGATTAATGCTGCTGTTACTACTTGTTATTGGAATGGcagtgaaaaaaatttagatgAATATAggataaatataattgatACACCAGGGCATGTTGATTTCACTGCAGAAGTAGAAAAGAGCTTACGAGTTTTAGATGGTGGAGTTGTTGTATTTGATAGTAGTGAGGGTGTAGAATCTCAGTCAGAGACGGTTTGGAAACAAGCTAACAGATATAATATTAgtagaattatatttttaaataaattagacAAAGTGGGAGCTAATTTTGATTCTTGTattgaagaaataaaaagaaaattaaataaaaaaatattaatattatatgtaccAGTTTTTGAGATGAGTAATTTTATTAGTACtattgatatattaaaagaaaaaatgattgtatataaaaactctcacaattttgtttttgaaGATATTCCAAAGGtacattataatttatttttaaaatataaaaatttattatatgaacagattgcagaaaattttaatctaTTTCTTaacaattatttaaatgataagCCTATGGAAGTGGAAGAAATTGAAGAGTACATTAGAAAATTAGTCGtagaacaaaaatataatgtagtTATGTGCGGGTCAgctttaaaaaacaaaaacatacatatgttaCTGGATCTTGTAGTTAAATACTTACCTTCTCCTATAGACTCAATTCAGAATTATaagaaacaaataatatacaaatatgatGTTAGTAAAAGAGGGGAAAAGCTGCTGCGTGTCCAACTCAATGCGGATAAGACTGGAAAAGCAGGAGATGTCTACACAGGTAAACCTTCAGACAATGAAGTTCAGAATGGTCATATAAGTGAGAAAGAGGGCATAAAGAAGGGTACTGCAGAGAAAAAAGTGAGCATTGGTAGTAGCGGTATCAGTGACCACAGCACTGACGGTGCCGACAATTGCAGCAACGATTACAGCAGCCATAGCAGCatggaaaagaagaaaaggagCACAGCGTGCACAGGTAACAAGACAGAGAATTTCGAGACTAATGGGAAGGCAGAAATAGATCCTAGCCACCAAATATCAGAAGAGTTAAacgaattaaatataaaaaattataagagaAAAGTTGTAGGGctaatatacaaaattatgaatGACCAACATTTgggaaatattaattatgttCGTATATATGAAGGTCAAATAAATAGAGgagattatatatataataatagaacaaaaaagagcgaaaaaatatctaaaatattttttatacattctagtgaaaaatatgaattagaAAATGCACGTGTAGGTGATATTGTGGGACTTGTTGGGTTAAAAGATACCCAAATTGGTGATACTTTAagtaatgtatttttaagagcagagttaaaaaaaattaaagatattCCACCAATTataagtttttatatatataataaaaataaaaatgagtatgaaaaattaattaatgcattaattaaaattagaaaagaagatcattcttttttttttcacataaaTCAGGACACAAAAGATTTACTTATTAGTGGTGTTGGAGAATTGCatttacaaattataattaataaaattcagAAAGAATTTAATATTCCAATAATATATGGACAACCTCAAATATCTTATAAAGAAACATTTACGGAAAATGTTGAAGCCAGAGGAAAGTATATTAAACAGTCAGGAGGTAGAGGACAGTATGGAGATGTACACATCAAAATTGAACCCATGTATAATTATTCGGACGAAGAAGACGCCGATGAAGATAATGCTAGTGTTAgtgataataattataaggaTGAAGAATATGTAAATGGTGAGAAtggaaataataacaaaaatttggATAAAAATAGTATGAATATTGATACATCAgaagttaataataatattattataaagaatGAAATAACATGTGGAGCAATCCCGTCTGTGTATTTTGATGCAATATATACAGGTATAAGGGAACAGTGTAATTTAGGGGTCCTTTTTAATTCCcctttaataaatattattattagaattGTCGATGGATCATTTCATCCCGTTGATAGTAATGAACATGCATTTAAATTGGCAGCTGGGTTAGCTATCAGAGAAGCAGCAAGGAAAGTGACCATTAGGCTCCTGGAGCCCATGATgaatgtattataaaaaaaaaaaaaaaaattgaaaattgaCGCATGAAGGAATAGAAGAAACACGCTTATAATTACTTATAAAgatgttatatttattgtgatacgtaaaaattaaaaaaaaaattttttttttttcttgcagCTGAATGTGTCAGTGCCTACGGAATATTTAGGTGATGTAATTAGCGATTTAGttaaaaaaaggggaaaaataCAACATGTGGATGAAAGTAAGGCaataaatgagaaaatatactttgactttttttttgcagTATATCCGTTTGGGTGAATTGACATACATTCTGTTatgcatatgtttatatgggcatatatatgcttagacgtgtatatatgttgaGAGAGACCTATAAATACATGCGTACATACCCGCTTAAATGGATTTCTAAATTAGGTGATGAATTTACCAAAGAAATATTCGCCCGAGCTCCCATGGCCTCCATTTTGTCGTATGTTAGTGACCTACGGAAAATAACTAAAGGAAGAGGTTATACATCCCACATTTAAAATGATGTTtagtttattaaaatatgaaaaaacgTGATAAATTAGTCAATAAGACTCCAAGATATTCCATGAGACATCATATGTCTTGAGATAAAACAatgtcatatatattaaaaatataggtATCATTTTAATGTCCACTTGattcacaatttttttttttttttttttatttatttttaggaAATTACACTATGACACTTCACAAGTATTCATTAGTACCACAGTACATACAGGAACAAATATTACAAAAGAAGGAGTAATGgaatattatttacttttttgg from Plasmodium malariae genome assembly, chromosome: 11 harbors:
- the PmUG01_11060400 gene encoding elongation factor G, putative encodes the protein MIKLFLSKRYKVLTLFLFLLILILNEVTRTLCNKKGSALYGGKTSSLSSGQLKPLNNWQKSRVHYYEGKHKREKKDRVKLFILYKNPKNGGVLIPQNRRKNKVNIFRLKLNNLCSRKDVKLENYRNIGIIAHIDAGKTTTTERILYYTNVIKKIGEVHEGLSTMDYLDIEREKGITINAAVTTCYWNGSEKNLDEYRINIIDTPGHVDFTAEVEKSLRVLDGGVVVFDSSEGVESQSETVWKQANRYNISRIIFLNKLDKVGANFDSCIEEIKRKLNKKILILYVPVFEMSNFISTIDILKEKMIVYKNSHNFVFEDIPKVHYNLFLKYKNLLYEQIAENFNLFLNNYLNDKPMEVEEIEEYIRKLVVEQKYNVVMCGSALKNKNIHMLLDLVVKYLPSPIDSIQNYKKQIIYKYDVSKRGEKLLRVQLNADKTGKAGDVYTGKPSDNEVQNGHISEKEGIKKGTAEKKVSIGSSGISDHSTDGADNCSNDYSSHSSMEKKKRSTACTGNKTENFETNGKAEIDPSHQISEELNELNIKNYKRKVVGLIYKIMNDQHLGNINYVRIYEGQINRGDYIYNNRTKKSEKISKIFFIHSSEKYELENARVGDIVGLVGLKDTQIGDTLSNVFLRAELKKIKDIPPIISFYIYNKNKNEYEKLINALIKIRKEDHSFFFHINQDTKDLLISGVGELHLQIIINKIQKEFNIPIIYGQPQISYKETFTENVEARGKYIKQSGGRGQYGDVHIKIEPMYNYSDEEDADEDNASVSDNNYKDEEYVNGENGNNNKNLDKNSMNIDTSEVNNNIIIKNEITCGAIPSVYFDAIYTGIREQCNLGVLFNSPLINIIIRIVDGSFHPVDSNEHAFKLAAGLAIREAARKVTIRLLEPMMNLNVSVPTEYLGDVISDLVKKRGKIQHVDESDEFTKEIFARAPMASILSYVSDLRKITKGRGNYTMTLHKYSLVPQYIQEQILQKKE